A stretch of the Jeotgalibacillus haloalkalitolerans genome encodes the following:
- a CDS encoding DUF951 domain-containing protein, with translation MEEKEFGLHDVVEMKKPHPCGVNQWKIIRMGMDIRIKCEGCQHSVMIPRKEFSRKMKKVLVKHEE, from the coding sequence ATGGAGGAAAAAGAGTTTGGACTACATGATGTAGTAGAAATGAAAAAACCCCATCCGTGCGGAGTCAACCAGTGGAAAATCATCCGGATGGGAATGGATATCAGAATCAAATGTGAGGGCTGTCAACACAGCGTCATGATTCCCCGCAAGGAGTTTTCCCGTAAAATGAAGAAAGTGCTTGTGAAGCATGAGGAATAA
- the ychF gene encoding redox-regulated ATPase YchF encodes MALTAGIVGLPNVGKSTLFNAITKAGAESANYPFCTIDPNVGIVEVPDPRLTKLTELVEPKKTVPTAFEFTDIAGIVKGASKGEGLGNKFLSHIREVDAIVQVVRCFADDNITHVSGKVDPIDDIEVINLELILADLEAVDKRIGRVAKMAKQKDKDAVIEMAVLEKIKEALENNQAARTVELNEEQAKIAKGMHLLTSKPMLYAANVGEDEIADPSDNEYVQRVREFAKEDNAEVIVVCAKIEEEIAELDEDEKAMFLSELGIEESGLDQLIRATYDLLGLATYFTAGVQEVRAWTFRHGMKAPQCAGVIHTDFERGFIRAETVSYDDLIASGGMSPAKEAGKVRLEGKEYIVKDGDVIHFRFNV; translated from the coding sequence ATGGCTTTAACAGCTGGAATCGTGGGCTTACCGAACGTCGGGAAGTCTACTTTATTTAATGCAATTACAAAAGCAGGTGCTGAATCTGCAAACTATCCGTTCTGTACAATCGACCCGAACGTCGGGATCGTAGAAGTACCGGACCCGCGTCTGACTAAGCTGACTGAGCTGGTTGAACCGAAAAAGACCGTTCCGACTGCATTTGAATTTACTGATATTGCAGGGATTGTAAAAGGTGCCAGTAAAGGTGAAGGCCTCGGTAACAAGTTCCTTTCACATATCCGTGAAGTAGATGCAATTGTACAGGTTGTCCGCTGCTTTGCAGATGACAATATCACACACGTTTCAGGTAAAGTGGACCCGATTGATGATATCGAAGTCATCAACCTTGAGCTGATTTTAGCGGACCTTGAAGCTGTCGATAAGCGCATCGGCCGCGTTGCTAAAATGGCCAAGCAAAAAGACAAGGATGCTGTCATTGAAATGGCTGTTCTTGAAAAGATCAAAGAAGCGCTTGAAAACAATCAGGCAGCAAGAACTGTTGAGCTGAATGAAGAGCAGGCGAAAATCGCAAAAGGCATGCACCTGTTAACAAGCAAGCCAATGCTTTACGCTGCAAACGTAGGTGAAGATGAAATCGCGGATCCTTCAGATAACGAATACGTACAGCGCGTGCGTGAATTCGCAAAAGAAGATAACGCAGAAGTGATCGTTGTCTGCGCGAAGATTGAAGAAGAAATTGCAGAGCTTGATGAAGATGAAAAAGCAATGTTCCTTTCAGAGCTTGGCATTGAAGAATCAGGTCTTGATCAGCTGATCCGTGCAACATACGATCTGCTTGGTCTTGCTACGTACTTCACAGCTGGTGTTCAGGAAGTACGCGCATGGACATTCCGCCACGGCATGAAAGCACCACAGTGTGCCGGCGTCATCCACACAGACTTCGAACGCGGCTTCATCCGTGCAGAAACCGTTTCTTATGACGACCTGATCGCCTCAGGCGGCATGTCTCCGGCAAAAGAAGCAGGTAAAGTACGCCTTGAAGGTAAAGAATATATCGTAAAAGACGGAGATGTCATTCACTTCCGTTTTAACGTATAA
- the yyaC gene encoding spore protease YyaC, which yields MNEAIPPQFTDTSCRSHLEDHMTPHRLAKTLASKYPIDRPIVYVCIGTDRSTGDSLGPLTGSLLEKRKLPFCDLYGTLKDPVHALNLADTAEKIRLEYDNPFIVAIDACLGQFRNIGYIEVGEGPIFPGAGVQKQLPPIGDVHITGIVNAGGFMEHAMLQNTRLYLVNEMASKITDAIHYSNILLRKKIAKTHTLHTGEQLSQSHPQ from the coding sequence ATGAACGAAGCGATACCGCCGCAATTTACCGATACTAGCTGCCGCAGTCATTTAGAGGATCACATGACACCACACCGACTCGCAAAGACACTTGCTTCAAAATATCCCATTGACCGGCCGATTGTGTATGTATGTATTGGAACTGACCGCTCTACAGGTGATTCACTCGGACCGCTGACGGGATCGCTTCTTGAAAAAAGAAAGCTGCCATTTTGCGATCTGTACGGGACGTTAAAGGACCCTGTACATGCACTGAATCTGGCAGATACTGCTGAAAAAATCCGGCTGGAGTATGACAATCCTTTTATTGTAGCGATTGATGCATGCCTCGGTCAGTTCCGCAATATCGGCTATATCGAAGTCGGGGAGGGACCGATCTTCCCTGGTGCAGGCGTACAGAAACAGCTGCCGCCGATTGGTGATGTGCATATCACAGGGATTGTAAATGCAGGCGGCTTCATGGAGCATGCGATGCTACAGAATACACGCCTTTATTTAGTCAATGAAATGGCTTCTAAGATTACAGATGCCATTCATTATTCCAATATTCTTTTACGAAAAAAGATCGCTAAAACCCATACGCTTCATACAGGTGAACAACTGTCACAATCGCACCCACAATGA
- the rpsR gene encoding 30S ribosomal protein S18, translating into MAGGRRGGRRRKKVCYFTSNGITHIDYKDVDLLRKFISERGKILPRRVTGTSAKYQRRLTVAVKRARTMALLPFVSGE; encoded by the coding sequence ATGGCAGGAGGACGCAGAGGCGGTCGTCGTCGTAAGAAGGTGTGTTACTTTACTTCAAACGGTATTACACACATCGACTATAAAGACGTAGATCTACTAAGAAAGTTTATCTCTGAGCGTGGAAAAATTCTTCCACGTCGTGTAACTGGCACAAGCGCTAAGTATCAGCGCAGACTGACAGTTGCTGTTAAGCGCGCACGTACAATGGCGCTACTACCATTCGTTTCAGGCGAATAA
- a CDS encoding mechanosensitive ion channel family protein — MELATPETPLTPGTPDTSETPETPENQETEGPPETIEEVVDISAWKEAWDSVVAYLTNEAVWVQFGITFLRIILIIVIAGIVVRIAKKLIQNVFKVRARGPVQVSIRRENTLLKLLQNVVSYVVYFVAVLAVLSAFEIDVRGLIAGAGIVGLAVGFGAQNLVRDIITGFFIIFEDQFSVGDYVRIGQAEGHVEEIGLRTTKIKSWTGELHIFPNGNITEVTNFSIHNSVAVVDISIAYEEDVAKAEQAIREFCDSLEGKYEEILMKPELLGVQTLGASEVVMRVIAETQPMKHWYIGRELKREIKHYLDERGIEIPFPRMVMYSREEAGKLQTDMQDKVKK; from the coding sequence ATGGAACTTGCTACACCGGAAACACCGTTAACACCTGGAACGCCTGATACATCGGAAACACCCGAAACACCTGAAAATCAGGAAACAGAGGGGCCACCTGAGACAATAGAAGAAGTCGTTGACATAAGTGCCTGGAAAGAAGCATGGGACTCAGTCGTTGCCTATTTAACAAATGAGGCAGTCTGGGTTCAATTCGGTATTACTTTTTTAAGGATTATTCTGATCATTGTCATCGCAGGCATCGTCGTCCGTATTGCTAAAAAGCTCATCCAAAATGTCTTTAAAGTGCGTGCGCGCGGCCCCGTACAGGTGTCGATCCGCCGGGAGAACACGCTGTTAAAACTGCTGCAGAATGTAGTGTCTTACGTCGTTTATTTTGTCGCCGTGCTTGCTGTACTTTCTGCATTTGAAATTGATGTCCGCGGTTTGATCGCCGGTGCCGGGATCGTCGGACTTGCCGTTGGTTTTGGTGCCCAGAACCTTGTCCGTGATATCATTACAGGATTCTTTATCATTTTTGAAGACCAGTTCTCTGTGGGAGATTACGTCAGAATCGGTCAGGCAGAAGGACATGTGGAAGAGATCGGTCTTCGCACAACAAAAATTAAAAGCTGGACCGGGGAATTGCACATTTTTCCAAACGGAAACATTACGGAAGTAACGAACTTTTCGATTCACAATAGCGTAGCTGTCGTGGATATCAGTATCGCTTACGAAGAAGACGTAGCGAAAGCTGAACAGGCCATTCGTGAATTCTGTGACTCTCTCGAAGGTAAATATGAGGAGATCCTGATGAAGCCGGAGCTGCTCGGTGTTCAGACACTTGGCGCTTCAGAAGTTGTCATGCGCGTCATTGCAGAAACGCAGCCAATGAAACATTGGTATATAGGCAGGGAGCTCAAACGTGAAATCAAGCATTATCTTGATGAGCGCGGAATTGAAATTCCATTCCCTCGTATGGTGATGTACTCAAGAGAGGAAGCAGGTAAGCTTCAAACGGATATGCAGGACAAAGTGAAAAAATAG
- the rpsF gene encoding 30S ribosomal protein S6, with product MRKYEIMYIVRPDVDEDQKKAVTERFEEILTSNGAEIIESKEWGKRRFAYEINDYREGFYQIVKLNSGSEAINEFDRLAKISDDIVRHMTIREEEN from the coding sequence ATGAGAAAGTACGAAATCATGTACATTGTCCGTCCAGACGTTGATGAGGATCAGAAAAAAGCTGTAACTGAGCGTTTTGAAGAAATCCTTACTTCAAACGGAGCGGAGATCATCGAGTCAAAAGAGTGGGGTAAGCGTCGTTTCGCTTATGAAATCAACGATTACCGCGAAGGATTCTACCAGATCGTTAAGTTGAACTCAGGTTCTGAGGCTATCAACGAATTCGACCGTCTGGCTAAGATCAGCGATGATATCGTTCGCCACATGACAATCCGCGAAGAAGAAAACTAA
- the ssb gene encoding single-stranded DNA-binding protein, translating to MMNRVVLVGRLTKDPDLRYTPSGVAVATFTLAVNRAFTNQQGDREADFINCVVWRRPAENVANFLKKGSLAGVDGRIQTRSYDNQEGKRVYVTEVNAESVQFLEPKNASGGQSGGGSYGGNQGYQDNNNFGQNQPRENQSNQNNQNYTRVDKDPFSNDGQPIDISDDDLPF from the coding sequence ATGATGAATCGAGTCGTATTAGTCGGTCGATTAACGAAGGATCCGGACTTGCGCTATACGCCAAGCGGTGTAGCAGTTGCAACATTTACACTCGCTGTTAATCGTGCTTTCACGAACCAGCAGGGAGACCGTGAAGCGGATTTTATTAACTGTGTGGTATGGAGACGTCCAGCTGAAAACGTGGCAAACTTCCTTAAAAAGGGAAGCCTTGCAGGCGTTGACGGACGTATTCAGACACGAAGCTATGACAACCAGGAAGGCAAACGCGTGTATGTCACTGAAGTGAATGCAGAAAGTGTTCAATTCCTGGAGCCGAAGAACGCTTCAGGCGGCCAGTCCGGCGGCGGAAGCTACGGAGGCAATCAGGGGTATCAGGACAATAATAACTTCGGTCAGAATCAACCGCGTGAAAACCAAAGCAACCAGAATAACCAGAACTACACAAGAGTGGACAAGGACCCATTCTCAAATGACGGTCAGCCGATCGACATTTCAGATGATGATCTGCCATTCTAA